Proteins encoded in a region of the Ananas comosus cultivar F153 unplaced genomic scaffold, ASM154086v1, whole genome shotgun sequence genome:
- the LOC109705592 gene encoding uncharacterized protein LOC109705592 has translation MRGGCIADIGSCGTGFDSASGSVRTKKFRTKGSELADRKGEKNKAMPRAPSIRSSSIDEALSFSSRARCNKRLVLFPSREPRERPAPRRAKLIFRTGSSGALKRAGPLKVRFLRERSSESTRVRRTKGVYNWGTAPLFCWRDRMVTKFETKEKRKVSL, from the coding sequence ATGCGAGGAGGATGTATAGCTGATATAGGATCTTGTGGAACAGGATTTGATTCTGCAAGCGGTTCGGTACGAACGAAGAAATTTCGAACAAAAGGATCGGAACTCGCTGAtaggaaaggagagaaaaacaAAGCAATGCCAAGAGCTCCGTCAATCCGCTCTTCATCGATAGACGAAGCTCTCTCTTTTTCATCTCGTGCCAGATGCAACAAAAGATTAGTCCTTTTTCCTTCTCGCGAACCACGGGAGCGCCCAGCGCCCAGAAGAGCAAAGCTCATTTTCAGAACAGGGTCAAGCGGCGCATTAAAAAGGGCTGGCCCGTTAAAAGTCCGGTTCCTTCGCGAACGAAGTTCAGAATCAACAAGGGTTCGTAGAACGAAGGGAGTGTACAACTGGGGCACAGCCCCACTTTTTTGTTGGAGAGATAGAATGGTCACGAAGTTCGAgacaaaggaaaaaagaaaagtttctcTATAG
- the LOC109705591 gene encoding LOW QUALITY PROTEIN: uncharacterized protein LOC109705591 (The sequence of the model RefSeq protein was modified relative to this genomic sequence to represent the inferred CDS: deleted 1 base in 1 codon), with translation MERKRPKLRLFVGPPARTQWSGWLVVSGSRRNASFMPRVLATARIHSVILPLHHSWTSLLNILTLPCCVSGTFSIRSGLLAPVHSSATDDTRGRFLWWFFLLITGISLNLFYQMKQQASVLRTYKKEIVVARSTLVHLRHSARAQPRPLMLWKNDAYCWAGYSEPAIGCRISSRP, from the exons ATGGAAAGAAAGAGACCAAAACTTCGCCTCTTTGTTGGACCGCCGGCGCGAACACAGTG GTCGGGGTGGCTGGTGGTTTCGGGATCCCGTAGA AATGCGTCTTTTATGCCTCGGGTATTAGCCACAGCTCGTATTCATTCAGTAATTCTACCCCTTCATCATTCTTGGACCTCGCTTCTTAATATTTTGACTCTTCCATGCTGTGTCTCAGGAACCTTTTCAATACGGTCCGGATTGCTAGCTCCCGTTCATAGTTCTGCTACAGACGATACACGAGGAAGATTTTTATGGTGGTTCTTCCTTCTAATTACAGGCATATCGTTGAATCTTTTCTACCAGATGAAGCAGCAGGCATCGGTCCTTAGAACCTATAAAAAAGAGATAGTTGTGGCGCGAAGTACTCTTGTGCACCTACGTCACTCGGCTCGCGCGCAACCCCGCCCCCTTATGTTATGGAAGAATGACGCTTATTGCTGGGCTGGTTATTCAGAGCCAGCAATTGGCTGCCGGATTTCGTCCCGTCCGTAG